The genome window AAGTGCAAACAGGAAGAGTGGAGAGGCTGTACCCACATCCAGGAGAGCTAGAGACCAGAAGCAGGGTTAGTGGGATTTGGTGTGAAGCCCATTTCTGGCCTGGGTGGAAGAGTGGTAGTGCCAGAAACAGGGGCTCAGCGTGGTGGAAGATCAGGAATTCCATTTTGGACCTGAGGTTCCTGAGGAGTGGTGCAGGAGGCACCTGGGTACAGGAGGTGCTGGATGAAGGCGAAGAAGGTGCTGACTTGGAAGTTGATACTTCATGAGAAGAAATATGAAGGAATGGAGTGGATAAGGTCCCCAGGTCactccttcaacaaatatttactggggaCCTCCTGTATTCTGGGCCTGTGCTGGACACTTGGATACTACGATAAGACAGATGTAGTCTCCACCTCATGGAGTTCAGGGTTCACAGTGTTGTTCAGAGGGCAACACTCTGAGCAATGTGAGCACACAGGCCTGTGGGAGTCTGGTGAGCTGGAGGCAGATGGTCAGGGACAGCACCCCAGAGAAAATGGCTATCATCATATACTGAGAACAGAAGGATCAGCCAGACCATCTTATCTTGCAACAAGAAGGCAGGACTATAGCGCCCTTGGTGAGAACAGTCTCTGCTGAGTATTGGGGTGGAATCAAGGCTAAAGAGATTGAGGAGCGAGAGGGCAGGatggaggcacaaagagaaaaatctaccACTCCTCTTAAGCTACCTGAAGGGACCCTCTCCAGTTTCCCAAACGCAGCTTTCCAAACATTCCTCAGccgcccatttcacacacacacacacacacacaccacacagaatCCTGTGCTGGGGTAGGACTAGCAATGGGTTTAAAGTCAAAGGCCAGGGCTCAATGCCACTAAGTTGCTGTGTGGCCTCAAGCAAGTCACCTCTCACTCTGAGTCTGCATGTTTTCCTCAAGAAAATGGACCCAGTTATACTCTTGTCATAGGATCACAATGAGTATCCATTCAAAAAGCACCCTACATACCATGTAGTAGCCCTcaacttcaatgaaaaaaatcaccacCCCCACCATCACTAATTTTGGGCTGGAGGAAGGGCTCTTCCCAGTCTCTCGTTCCCTAGTTAGATTCTTCCAccagcttctccccacccctctcttcTCTACTTACTGAGGCTTCTTCTCCTCCCTGACCCTTTTCCCACTTTGTCAGCACCTGTTCTCACCACTTCCATCCCACACTCCAAGCTCACAGCCAGAACTGGGCAAGAGCCTGGTTATTCATTTGCAAAGTCCGTGTGCAGAATTGTACCAGCCTCAGCAATGCAAAACTAACCCATGTAACCAGCTCCATTATTTTGTCCTCCAGAGGTCAGGGTGAACAGCTTAGCCAAGCATATTCTGTACCCACCAGCCATGCAGAGCCTCTAGCCTACCTTTCACCCCAACTTGACGTATGACCTTGGCAGATGCCATCCCTTCCTTGGGCTTAAGATTCCACAAGCAATATTAGTAAATTGAGCTTAACAATTCTAAGGATTTTGTTAGTTTTGACACACTGGAGTCTTGCATCCAATTCAGTTCATTCTGTAATaataatagagataaaaaaaatatagCTAACACTCATTGTGCACTACCTGTATGCCTAGCATTCTATGTGTtttgtttacattatttattttaatcttcacATCTCTTATTAGATAGACACCATTTACTGCCCCCAGtttacagataagtaaactgTAGCTTCGCAAGTTAAGTCAATTTATCCAAGCTCACACAGTGTTAAGTGTCAGACCCAGGGCTGTGCCCAGGCTGCCTGGCTCAGACCTAGGCTTATAACCTCCCAATGGATCCAACTCAAAGACAAAAATCTCTAGTTCAAGTACTAACCCCTTGCCAGAGCTTCAGACATAAATCTTTCTCCCAACCATGCTCCAGTCCATCCCTGTGGATGCCCAACAGGTTCTTAAACTCCTCATATCCATAAATGCATCTTCTCCCCGCACACAGTCCTGTGTCCCTGGCACCTGCCATTTTCAGTGCAATTTGCTAGTCTATATACTGCCATTGTGAGAATCAGAAAAAAGGCTCCCTCCCAACAGGCAGACGCAGGCCCAAACCAGAttgctgggggcagagggcacaCAGCCCAGTGCAGTGTCCCTGGCTCCAGTATATTCCACCTTGCTTAGGTTGATACAGGGACTGATgcttgccctctctctctctcatatccAGCTCTCTCTGTTCCGCTTCTCCAGGGGGTCAGTGTCTCCAGGGAACATGATCTCAGAAATGCTGTCATCCCCTGTGCTCTGGAGCAATGCCCTATGGCAGAGCCACTGGGCTCCCAGACCATTTCAGCGAGAAAGGGAGGTGCATCATCAGGACTAGGACCGCTAAGCCCCCAAGAGCCTGGCTTCCATCAGTAGCACATGGAACTATTTATGGACAAAGAGGGGCATTGAAGGCCCAGCTGCCCGTGAAGCCCACAGGGAGACTAAGGAAGGTCCTGGTCTTCCTTGCCATGGAAAGACCTCCTATCCCAGCACTTAAGGGGCAAGAGCTCCACCTGAAGTGCAAGTTCAAAGGCTCTGCTGAATCTGCCCTTACCTATTGAGCATAGAGCCACCAGATGGCAGCCAAGGCTAGACAGAGGGAGAACAGTCCTTGCCCTTTCTCCAAACTGAAGGCCAGATGGAGCATCAGGGTTCAGGAGGGCTGGTCACTGACCGCAGGACCTTTAGCCAGAGAGAGCTTGAGAGAGTccatgcatgtgtgtttgtgccTGTGTGGGCTGAGGGGTATGGACAGACGTATGGTTGGACAGACAACTAGGGTTTAGTCCCTTCAGGTCTCTTTACCACCCCTAGGGCTTCCCTTCCCAGGAGCCCAGCCCTGTCCTGGGTGACACAGAGAGGTAAGTGACCCCATTTCTGCCCTTGAGAAGCTCCCCAGATCTGAGGCTTGAGCTAGACACAGACAATTAACCAgataaagcaggggggtgagTGCAGAGATGGCTGGAGCAGCCCAGAGGAAACCCCTAacccaggggcaggggaggagcttCCCAGAAGCGGCTCTCAGTGCACCTAGAGGGCTTTCTGGCAAGTCTTAGGTGCTATAATAACATAGCACGTATAATAACCAGCAGCCCTACAGGGAAGACATGACAGAACCAATTTTACTGGCAAGTGAATGGAGCAGCTGAAAGGCTAGATGGTCCCACAGGCAGTGAGGAAGAGAGCTGAAATTTGAACCAGAGACTGCACAATTCTCAAGCTCTTGGCCACTGTGTGTACTTCTAGGGACTGAAAACTGGAAGGAGAGCCAAGCCAGGGGTTCCAAGCCCTGGACCAGACCTGGAGAGGAGGCAGATGCCTCCCACCCTAGCCCCAGAGCAAGTTCTGACAGCTCCAGCCATCTGACTCATCAGTGGTCCAAGGGGACAGGGCAGAGTGTGTGTGACTTGGGTCACCCCTGGAGTGACACTCTGCACGTCCCAACACTACCTCTTCCCTCAGCTGGGGGAGGAGACTCTGCCCAGTAGTAGTCCCAGTCTGATGGCTCCTTGAAGCCCAAAAAGTAAGCAGTATTTCTGCCCATGCTACTCTGAGCGTGAGGGAAGTGAACTTGAAAATTATCCTGACCACCTGGTACTCTGTCCTTTAACAGGTGACACTCGAGATAGATACAGACAGAGACAGAACTCCACAGCCGTTCCCAAAACCAACTCCAGGCTGGAAGTTCCTCTTCAAGTCTAACTGTAATAAGCAGTATTGCAATCTATCTTCAACTCTGCAGTTCCTGGGTGGAGCCTTTCATGCCTGAGTTTGGGTGTGACCTATAATATAACCCTGTGGAATTCACATGTTTtaggcagaaaggaaaaagaaataggcgGCCCTTTTCAAAGACACAGGAGGAGCAAGAATGTCTTAGAGCAGTCAGAGAATCCCAGGGCCTAGAGCCTCCCAGTCCTAGGGCCAGGGCCTGGGCAACCTGAGCCGTCCACCCAGAGGGCAGGTGGAGGGTCAGGGGGAGATGCCGCTACACAAAGTGAAACCCCAGTGAGGGCACAGGACTCACCTGCCAAGGGGTGGCATCAGGGTGGCTTGGGCAGGTGGGGATAGCTGGGGAAGGGGCATAGAATGAACCAGCCAGAAATCCAAAAAGAATGCAAGGGGACAGAGAGGCTGGTGGGCACTGGGCTCaagtggagggaaggagaagggggagactggacagagagagacaaaaagatgGAGATAAAGGCAGAGGACACGAGACACCTTCaaaaagagacagaggcagagagacagatcCATAAAAGGTGGGAGATCTAAAGAGGAGACCAACACTGAGAGGGAGAGGTCCTACCTGGGGAGAAAAGAGGGGGTAGGGAGCAGGAAGAAGTGAAGGTGCACTGGCCCTTTGAGGTGTCCTGCCAGCAGGCCCAGCACCGCTCGGGTTCAGCGGGCCAAGTCCCGCCCCCTTAACTGTCACTCAAGGAGCTCAGTTCCCTTCCCCCAGGGCAGGGacggggagagggggagggacagAGAGCTTGCTTCTGTCCCGCCCTGCTCAGAGAGGCTCCCCTCCCTAGGCCCCCTGAGCGCCGCCCCTCAGGACTGGCTGTGCAGCCCCGATAGATGGTGGGGGGCCCAGCTGGTGTGTTATCAGCCTTCTCCAGGAGCAAGCCTGAGCTACTCTGTGGCTGCCAGCCTGAGATTAGGCCCCAGAGGGTCATTAAGCGCCGCCCTGGCCTGGGCCCagcctcctttccctccttcatCTGGCCAGGCTGGCAGGTGGGAACCAGCGATAAGGATTAGGGGCTCTGGGGCCTGTAGCTTCATGCCCCTTGCCCCCAGCCAGGGCAGGAACATGGGGTTTCGGGAAGGTCAGGGCTAGCCCAGCACCTGCAAGGCCCCCCAAGATTTCCCAATATCCTGGTCCTGCCAGCAcatggggagggggctgaggagGTTCCTAGAGAAGCCTGGGCAGGGTGCAGGAGTTCTGCCCAACAGACCAGACTGGACAGCAGCTCCCCCAGCTTCTGCTGGGGACACTCTCAGCCAGGCTTCACTTGCTGCAGGGAGATGGAAGGGTGGTGGCTCTGCTCTGGCCCCTGGCAGGCTGGTGGGCCATCAGACTGGAATCCACCCCTACCGCTCAGGGACAACTGGGGCAGCAGCGGGAAGGAGTATAGCTTCATGAGGGGGAATCAGATCCAGGAGCCTGGAAGGGAAGAAGGGGGTGTTTTTGCCTTAGCAGAGGCCCTCTAGGAACTGCTGTCTCTCCTTCAGTGACAGGCCTCCCCTACCGCCCccaccctggctctgccctctaATCTGGTGGAGGAATACTTCCTAGATAAAGAGGAACCTTGGCAGGGCCAAGAAGGAATATGCAGAGTTTAAACTTGTAGAGGTGGGTGAGAGGGCATCTGTCCACATGAACAAAGGTCTAGAGTGGTACTCATAAGAGCTATAGCCACAGTTCACTgagctgaagcccagagagggtaaGACACTTGTCCCCAGTCACACAGCAGGGCATGGATAAGCATGGGGCAAAGACCTGCCATCCCTCTGCTCAAGCCTCTTCCCTCTGCTGCAGGCTGCAAACTAGACCCCAGTGAGGTGAGAAGGGATCATTCAGATTTCAGATGGGCCCCCAGGGATATTTGGGTGAAGCCTTGGAACAGCAAAGGCATGGCTGTAATGGTGAAGTGAAGGGCTGGGACAGGTTAGGACAAGTGGCAGAAGGGCAGCTTGGAGACACGGGGGACCGCCTCCTGCTCTCTGGCCCCACTTTCCTGGATCTGGGAGTGCTCCTGGGGTGACAACCTGACGTGGAGGCTGCTCCTATAAGAATGACAGTCACAGAGGTGTGAGGCCTCTAGGGTCAGCCAGCCCACTGAGTCATGcctcctctcttttctctctccatccttcTCCTGGGACCCAGTTCCCTGGCCACCCCCACTCGGGAGTGGGAACTGCGGCACTGGTAAGGATACCCCGACTGCAGCTCTGGGGGAGACTGGCCAAACCTCCCGCAGGGGGGAGGAGAGCTCAGGGAGGACAGTGACTGCCCCAAAGTCACATAGCCAGTCGCAGGGACTTCAGACTCCAGCCTGGGCTCCCGGAGTCCTGGGCATTGCTGGCTATGAGCCCAAGCGGCAGCTATGGGGGGAAGGACAGAGCTGGACGGCTGAGAGAGGAATGACTGGAAGGCTGAGAGAGGAGTGACTCCACAGGAGGCACACATGCCACTGGCTGTAGGGGCACTGGGCCAGAATCAGAAGGGCAGGTCAGGGGAGGGGGACTTTCCAggggccctctgcctggaacaaaGGGTGCAGTGAGTGAGCTTCCTGGGTCTATGGGACTCCCCAGAGAGGCCTTCCTGGGTAATTCTCCAAAGCCACCCTGACAGGGGCTTGGAAGGTGATTGTTATGATTCAGAAAGCAAGACTGGGCCTGGCTGGAAGCCTGAAGGGCCTTTTCTGAGCCCTGGAACATCAGGCCCAGAGGtacaaaatatctttatttcacagaAATAAGGGCCATTTTCATGGTTGGGGGCAGAGAGATGCAGCAGACGGGTGGTGCCAGCCTGAACTCCCAGCTTGGCTGGTACAATTCAAGGGAGGGTGGGGCCAGTGTGCAGTTGGAGGAATCGGGCCCTTACTGTGGGTTCCTGTGAGGAGGAGGAGTAACATGGGTGGTGAGCTGAGCATCAGTCACAGACCCCTGGGACCAGGCCTCTGGCCACAGGCAGGTGGGGTTTACATGGGGGTGACCTGGACCCTGACCTCCTCCTCAGGGATGTTCTCATAGGCATTCTCATGTTCACTGGACCTGAAAGAGGATGACAGGGGTCATGACACCTTCCatcccatccccttctccctgctctgCTGTGCACTTATGAGGGTAGTATCTTCCAGAATAAATGGTCGGGTCCCAAAAGGGAGTTCCCTCGCTCACCTCTGGCCTGGTGCACCTGAGACCAGTGGCCTCTCAATATGACCTCCCTGAACCCCATCTCGGTTCTCCACTGGGCCCTTTGTGCACCGAGCTCCCTCCCCTACTGATCCCTCTCCCTACATTGAGTACCCCTATTCATCCATCCTGAGTCAccttcttcccttcccccctTTTTCCCCACTGCGCACCTCCCTATGAGTCCCaatccccctcccagccccttcctgtACCAAGCCCCCACCCCCTTACTAGTCCTTCCCCCATAACTGAGGTTTCGTGGCCCCATGGAGCCCTGCAGTCCTCACAAAGCCCCCATCCCTCACTGAACACCCAGAAGCACCTGGACCCAGGGGACCCCGAAGCACAGAGCAGTCAGCCCTGCACCAGCACCTCACCTGAAGTCAGCCGCCATCGAGGAGTACTTTCCATCCATACCTACCAGGATGCCATCTGCCTTGTTTCCAGCCGTCATGACCATGTCCGTGGGCTCCCTGGGAATGAGGCTCATCAGTAGGGCTCCCCAGGTCCCCTCTGTCTTTGTTTGCCTTCCTCCCTTCATCCAGTCAGGCCCTAGGCTCTGGTTCTCACAAGTTCAAGGGGAGAGGCCCCCTGGGGAGAAGCCCCCTCTCCAGCAGGGCCCCTGTCAGTGGCCTGGTCCTGACCCCACTCCACAGGCCCCCACACCCTGCTCCATGCTCCACGGTGGGGGCCTCAGGTCCAGCCTGAGATTTTCAGGTTTATGCAAGGCCTTGCACTGCCACTTCACATTCTGCCATTTTCCTTCCAGCCTCAGCTCAGCCTCTAGAGCAGAGCCAGCAGGACTCTTCTGCTCGAGAATTCCCCAGGGCTTTCCCCAAGCAGCAGGAGCAGGCCTGGCCTATAGACACCACAGGCGAGCCTGTTGAAAATGGAAGCATTTCCAGTGAAAAGCTCCTGGCCTGTTTTTCAAGTTTAAATCCACTGAGTGTGGCCCCCATTGCCAGCTGCCTGGAAACTGCTCTCACAGGGACCCTTACCACTGCTCCTCTGTCCCTGGATACCCCACAGGTACCTCAGACTCAGTATGTCCCAAATTAAACTCAGCAGTTGCCCAGATCTGCCTCCTGTGTTCTCTGTCTCAGTGAGGAATCCCATCAGCAGCCTGGACGTCATccctgtccttcctccctcctgccctctgctgTCCGCACTACCAACTCCCAGGGGTCTGCCTCTCAGACAGCTCCTAGCCCTGTCCCCTCTGCTGCCTCTGCAGTCCTGCTGCCTGGGCCCAGCCTCCTCATCACTCCCCTTCCCTGTAAACTGGCCTCTGCCCCATGCATCTGCCATGGGGGCCGGAGTGCCTTTGCTCAGGCCACATCTCACCCAAGACCAGCTTACAAGCTTTCACTGGGTTCCTGCTGCACGGAGGATAAAGCCCAGAGTCCAGGGCGCTGGTGTACAGGGTCTGCTCGGACTGGGTCCTGCCCACCTCGCCAGCTTATCTCAGGCCACTCCggccctctctccacccctgagctgctgtgtctCCTCAATGGCCAGGCAGGCTCCTGCCAGCACGCAGGCCCCAGGCCACCTCTGTGAGAGCTGGGGGCAAGTGCGGCCTTGCACAGGGCCACAGGCACACTCTTCCTTTGACTGCAGTGTTCTTCCCACGCCGCTCGATCCTGAGAATGGCACCCACTGAGTCTCCAGGTGTCAGCATAAACGGGCACTGGAAAGCCTTCTTGGAGTGCACGCAGGTGCATTCGGGCCCTGTGCTCACTCTGTCCTCCAGCCCCAGTAGTTGTGCTTGTGATCACCCCTTccatgcctgcctgccttcctgtttTGGGAACCTGGCAGCACAGGGATATGTCTGTCCCATTGCCTCTCTCTATACCCACAGGAATTCAAAGAAGGAATGAGAAGCCAATGAGAAGCTGACCTTGAAGGATGAAACCTTCCTTTCAAAGGTTTCCACAACCCCCATCACAGGCCAGGCCACTGTCCCCATTACACAGATAGAAACCTTGAGACTCCAAGCAGAGGAGACATTTCCCCACAGCTTACAGTGAGTGAGCACCAGAGCTGTGGGGACTGGCAGAACCAGGTCTAGGAGCCAGCAAGCCTGAGTGCTAATCCCGAAGTGCTTGGGCCTCAGGTCCTTTCTGCACAGTGAGAGGACTGGCCTCAGGGTTTCTGAGGCCTTTCTCATAGCTACCAGGGCAGTAGCAGTAATTCTGGGGGCCCCCTGCTGGCACCGGCCCACACCCTGGAGCCCCTGGGCAGCACTCACGGCTCTTCCTGGCACCAGAAGTGGTTGACAGCAAAGGCGATTGCAACGAGGACCAGGAACACAGCCACAGCAATAAGGCCCTGCATCCAGGGCTGCAGGTTCCCCAGGCCTGGAAAGAGGGTAGCAGGGGTTGGGCCACAGTGGGGGCTGCCAAATACAGAACAGAGGAGGGAGTAGCCTTGTGCTCCAAGTGCTGGGCCATTAGCAGGCTGCCAGAAGCAGAGGAGACATTCTGAGAGGGAAGAGCCATATGACCCCCTCCTGAGCTGATGCAAGGCATGGTGGCTTGGAAGAAGACAGGAATTCAAAGAAGGAATGAGAAGCCAAGGAGATCCAGAGAGATTACGGCCTCAGGTCCCTGCCATGGGTCACATGCAGGGCCCCCCAGGGAGCACCTGGGCCCCAGAGACCAAAGGGCAGCCCTCTGGACAGCCAGCCTAGGTCTTGCCAGCTGAGGGTGGCTCTCCTTTTCCCTGGCCTCCAGAAGCCCAGAGCTGATAGGATAGGGCTGGCATCTGGAAGATCCTGTTCTGGAACAAGGTTTCTCTGATGCTAGGTAGGGCGTGGGAGTGCCGCACAGGCCAGGCTGCCAGAGGTGCCAGAGAGAAGGGCAGGACAGAATGTCTTTAGAAAGGCAATACAGAAGGGTGAGCTCCCCTCTGGGGCTTGGGAGCCAAGAAGAGTGCTTCAAAACCTGAGTCCCTTTTCGCTCATCTGACTGGGTGCCCAGGGGACTAGGCCAGAGACCAGGTGAGGCCCCATCTATGCAGCATCTCTGACTTTGACCTTTGACCTTTGAGGTGTCTAACCCTCAAGTTTTCCCAGAAGTCTCTGCTGTCAGCCACTGGTAGCTCCAAAGGCCTCTCCTCTATCCCAGGCATCACTGAGCTCACAAGCCAGAAGGAGTTCAGCCCTGCAGAGGCCAGACACACAACAGCAGGTAGAGGTCTCAGGAGGGGACAGAGGCCAGCAGGAGTTTTCTGAGGGGTTCTGCCTCCAGGCCAAAACACTTAAATCCCTATTGCTATCCTATATTTGAGGGGCTCAGGTTGGGCATCAAAATCCTCATTCTGCCTCCCTTCTGCTCCAAAGTCCTTCCCTGAATCTACCTTAAAGCTCTGCTGCTGTAGTGAAAGCCCTGCCTCTTCTCTGAGCCTAGCAGGTATTGGGAAGCAGGCAGGAGTCTCGGAATTCTGGCCTGTGGCTAGGCCAGACCTTGGGTAACAGAAGATACACAGTGTGGTTACCCTGAGTTCCATACTTGCCGAAAAGCAGTGTTTTAGATTCATTGTTGCTCCAAGAAATGATGGTTCAGGCCCATTGTTTCCTCAGGTCAGTGGTGCTCAGGGATTGGAGGTTAGGGCTCAAGCCCTGGGAGGCCTCTGACCCTGCAGCCAACTGCCTCCAGATGCCCCAGAGACCCAGTCCCCTGCTCCTCCTTTCGGGTGGCTCTGGATGGAGCATATAGTGCAAGGGGCAaagcctgggctggggcaggagaggtGATCTGAGCTGTCCCTTCTTATTCTGTTGTGTGACCTACACAAGTTACTCAACCCCTCTGATCTTCAGTTCCCAAGAACCCTTGAGctggcagcagccctgggaggtggACAGGACAGGTTCATTGTCCTTATTTTATGGGTGAGAagactgagtctcagagagggaCAGTGATTTGCTTAAGGCCACAAAGCAAGACAGAGGCAGAGCTCGATGAAGAGCTTGGGTATGTGGCtgggggcacagaggcactgTCCCCTACCCTAGCCCCGGAAGCTGAAACAAGGTGGACTTGGGCCCAAACAGGCAAACCGCTGGGGACACTGCCCCTCCCCTGAAACAAGCCTCCTTGCAGGGCGGCTCAGACCTCACTCCCAGCCTCCTTGTAGCCCCCGAGCCCCTGTCCTCAGGACCCAGCCATCTCCCAAGCAATTCCACTCCAAGAGCTTGGTTTTCAGTTCCTCTCCCCAGTCCCAGACCCAACATTTCCCCTGATGCCCACATTTTTCATTCGTGGAAAACAGGGCACAGACAGAAGCCTGGCTCAGAGGTCTCTGTCTTTGGAGATTCCTCCAGGGAACCCAGTTGCTGCTCTCCCTTCAAGTTGTAGGTGTCAAGGATGGTGAGGGAGGCCAAAGACTACCCCATGCACCCCTGGGTTGCTagcacccagcccagccctctcCTCACCACAGCCACCAGGTGGGCCCAGTTCTGTGCTACCTTGTTGACAGCTGGCAGGTGGCACTGCCATGAGCAGACCCAGAATGACCAGGCCCAAGGCAGACATGGCT of Manis javanica isolate MJ-LG chromosome 4, MJ_LKY, whole genome shotgun sequence contains these proteins:
- the PDZK1IP1 gene encoding PDZK1-interacting protein 1 isoform X1, which gives rise to MSALGLVILGLLMAVPPASCQQGLGNLQPWMQGLIAVAVFLVLVAIAFAVNHFWCQEEPEPTDMVMTAGNKADGILVGMDGKYSSMAADFRSSEHENAYENIPEEEEPTVRARFLQLHTGPTLP
- the PDZK1IP1 gene encoding PDZK1-interacting protein 1 isoform X2 — encoded protein: MSALGLVILGLLMAVPPASCQQGLGNLQPWMQGLIAVAVFLVLVAIAFAVNHFWCQEEPEPTDMVMTAGNKADGILVGMDGKYSSMAADFRSSEHENAYENIPEEEVRVQVTPM